Part of the Blastocatellia bacterium genome is shown below.
ACGAACCGGAGAGGGAGAATGAAGCAACTGGTGTTAAACCATCGCTCAGGCCGACGACCGCCGGGCACTTTGTTGGGATTACAGATCAGATCAGGTCGTTGGATGGTTGAGCCTTTGTTGGTGCCGGCATCGGCTTCACTGACGGACGAGCGACCGGAGAGCGGCACACCCGATTGCAACGTGAGGATACCACTCATTTGCCATCCACCGATGAACCAACTGGCCGGCCCTTGTTGCACCCAACGCCGCCCTTTGCCAAACGGCAACTCCCAGATGCCACTCAACACGAAGCGATGGCGCGTGTCGAAGTCTGAGCGACCTCGATCCAGGTCCAGGTTGAAATTGTCCATCGCTTGCGTCGGATTGCTTCTGGTTTCATTCAGTGAGGAAGCCGTATCGAGCGACTTGGAAAACGTATAGCCAGCGGTGAATGCTAGCCCCTGGCTAAATCGCTTCTCCAGCCGGGCAATCATCCCGTGGTAGTCTGAATCACCATCACCGGTGCGATAAAAAGCTGAGCCTCCCGGTTTGAGTCGTTGTCCGCGTCGGCCGCTTGGGCCGGTGCAGTTGATCACTCGCGGATTGGTCGGACTCGGCGTTCCCACACACGGCACATTCGGTACACCCTGATTAAACTCGGCGCGACGCAACAGCTTGATCGCTCGTGAGCCGGAATACGCGACCGAGAAAACCAGATTCGCCGACAGCTCATGTTGAATATCAAGCGAGTATTGATAGATGTCCGCATTTCTGATCTCAGGGTTGTAGGTCACCGGGAAAGCGCCGAAATTTCCGGTGGTGAAGGCCGTCTCATAAGTGAGCGGCTGGAAGCCGGGCACCCCAAACCGCGCTAGGTCCAGTCCAAACAAGTGAAACGTGATCGGCGGCACTTGAATGTCTGAGGTCACACCCAGGTTGATGATGCCGACATACGTGCCCACACCGGCACGCAACACCGTCTTGCCGGACCCAAACAGGTCCCAGGCGAGACCAAAGCGCGGTTGGATGTTGCTATAGTCGGGCTTCAATAACGACAGTGGTAAGCCAGCCTCTTGGTTGGTGACGAAGGTCAAGTTCGGTACAACCCTTCGAATCAGCGGATTGGCAAGCAGCTCCGGCTTGATCCGTCCGCCGGGCGCAGAGACAATCACGCGATTGCCGTTGGCCGGGTCCAAAATGGCTGCCTCGCCATCTTGATCAGTAGGCCCTGTATAGAACTCTTCACGCACACCGAAGTTCAATGTCAGCCGCCGATTCACACGAAACTCGTCGTTGAAATAGAATCCCCAGTAGTTGAGTCGCATGTTATCGGCGCCGCGACCCGCTGTGTAAAACGACAACCAGGGCCGTCCCAAGAGGAAATCGGCAAACGCCATGCCGCTGTTAAAATCAAACTGGAAGAGACTGCCTGTTGCGGCCGTCGGCGTATCGCCCTGGAAGGAGAAAGTCCCATTGGAGAAGATTTCGACCGTATTGCGGTTCTTGATGTAGCGATAATCCACGCCGTATTTGATGGTGTGACGGCCGCGTGTCCACACCATGTTGTCAACAAACTGAAAGATGTCACTGTTGCGCAAGTTGGGCACGAACACGTCGGAGTCGCCCAGATCAGCAAATCCAGCACCGATAGCGAACGATGGCATTGCCGTATTGGAGCTGCCCGGCGTGCGATTGGGTAAAAACTGATTGAGAAATCCCGAATCCTTATTGACGTGCTCACGCTGCCCACGAAACCGGTTGTAGCCAAAGCGAAATTCATTGACGACGGCCGGCGAGACCACTGAGGTTAAGCCGATGGCCAGGTTTTGACCTGCATCATTCCGATTCGTCCCGAATCCCGATGGTGGCGGCGGATTCGACTCAAACAAATTACCGACGAAGTCATCGAGAATTTCCGAATCCAGAAAACTGTACCGGCCAAACAACGAATGGTTTGTCGTCATCTGGTGGTCAATACGAATGTTGAACTGATCGGCCGTAGTCGGCTCTCGACCGACGTTCAGATGGTTGAAGCCGGGCTGCGTTGTCCCAAAATTAGGCAGCGGCATGCGATCCAGCACAGCGCGCGCCAGCGGGTGAATGCGATTGGCCGGAATGATGTTATTGGGAAACCGAACGCAGGCAAACGGGCATGTCGCCGGATCATAGATCGTGCGGTAGGGCTGGCCGGTGAGCGGGTTAATCCCGGAAAAGTCTCCACGCCGTTCGCTGGCCGTCGGCAAGCGGGTCACGTTGGTCGGTGAAAAGACCTCGCGCAACCCTTCGTAGTGACCGAAGAAAAAGGCGCGATCCTTGACAATCGGCCCATGCAGCGCAAAGCCAAACTGATTGCGCTTAAACGGCGGAATGTCGCGCTTGGGATCGTCGAAAAAGTTCTTGGCGTCGAGCTTGTCGTTGCGCAAGTACTCGTAGACGGTCCCATGGAATTCATTGGTGCCGGACTTCGTGGTGATGGTCACCTGCCCGCCGCCGAACAAACCGGCTTCGGCAGAATAACTGTTTTGCAGCACCTTGAATTCCTGAATCGCATCGGGCGCCGGATTGATGTTCACCACGAGAATAGACGGCTCTTGAATCGTCACGCCATCCAGCGAGAACACATTGCGATCATCGCGCTGACCGTTAGAAGAAAAACCTAACCGCCCCCCGGCGGTATTCCACTGCTCGGTCGTGCCACCTTGAGGCGCGACGGTCGCGCCGGCAACAATCAACGCCAACTGAATGAAGTTGCGCCCATTCAGCGGCAACTGCTCGACACGACGATTGTCAATCACATCGCCCAACGTCGCCGAGCGTGATTCAACCAGCGGCGCTTGTGCTGTGACTGTCTCTTGCTCGACAACGCCGGAGACGCTCAGTTCAATGTCAACGCGGGCGATTTGATCAATCTCCAGCACGATGCCTGTCAGGACCTTTCGTGCGAAACCCGGCGCTTCCGTGGTAATCCGGTAGCGGCCGACCGGAAGCAGCCGAAATGTGTAAAATCCTGCGCTGTTGGTTGTGGTCTTCCGCTGGAGGCCAGTGGCTTCATTCTCCAGCGTCACAGCGGCGCCAACAACCACGGCGTTTTGAGGATCGGTCACCACGCCCTCGATATTCGCCACGAACTCTTGTGCAGCAGCTCGGTAGGCGGCCACCGAGCCGAGACATGGCAGCCCGAACAACAGGAGGGCAAGACAACCGACAACGAATGGAGCGGTGCTTCTTCTTTGCAACATGACAACCTCCTTCAGGTGTGAGTGATTTTTCAGAATGGTGGGAAATATCGGCATGAAGACGGCGGCAGCTCGGTTAGTAACACACTGTGTCAGGATGTCAGGATGAAAAGTGCGGCATGACGTAGCGCGCGAACAATTCCAATGTCCTGATCACCTTATGATGTGATAGGCCGCCGAAATTGACCAGCAGCTTGAAATAGGTCATCCCTAACTCGTGTTTCAATGCGCGAACGCGAGTGAGGC
Proteins encoded:
- a CDS encoding TonB-dependent receptor, which produces MLQRRSTAPFVVGCLALLLFGLPCLGSVAAYRAAAQEFVANIEGVVTDPQNAVVVGAAVTLENEATGLQRKTTTNSAGFYTFRLLPVGRYRITTEAPGFARKVLTGIVLEIDQIARVDIELSVSGVVEQETVTAQAPLVESRSATLGDVIDNRRVEQLPLNGRNFIQLALIVAGATVAPQGGTTEQWNTAGGRLGFSSNGQRDDRNVFSLDGVTIQEPSILVVNINPAPDAIQEFKVLQNSYSAEAGLFGGGQVTITTKSGTNEFHGTVYEYLRNDKLDAKNFFDDPKRDIPPFKRNQFGFALHGPIVKDRAFFFGHYEGLREVFSPTNVTRLPTASERRGDFSGINPLTGQPYRTIYDPATCPFACVRFPNNIIPANRIHPLARAVLDRMPLPNFGTTQPGFNHLNVGREPTTADQFNIRIDHQMTTNHSLFGRYSFLDSEILDDFVGNLFESNPPPPSGFGTNRNDAGQNLAIGLTSVVSPAVVNEFRFGYNRFRGQREHVNKDSGFLNQFLPNRTPGSSNTAMPSFAIGAGFADLGDSDVFVPNLRNSDIFQFVDNMVWTRGRHTIKYGVDYRYIKNRNTVEIFSNGTFSFQGDTPTAATGSLFQFDFNSGMAFADFLLGRPWLSFYTAGRGADNMRLNYWGFYFNDEFRVNRRLTLNFGVREEFYTGPTDQDGEAAILDPANGNRVIVSAPGGRIKPELLANPLIRRVVPNLTFVTNQEAGLPLSLLKPDYSNIQPRFGLAWDLFGSGKTVLRAGVGTYVGIINLGVTSDIQVPPITFHLFGLDLARFGVPGFQPLTYETAFTTGNFGAFPVTYNPEIRNADIYQYSLDIQHELSANLVFSVAYSGSRAIKLLRRAEFNQGVPNVPCVGTPSPTNPRVINCTGPSGRRGQRLKPGGSAFYRTGDGDSDYHGMIARLEKRFSQGLAFTAGYTFSKSLDTASSLNETRSNPTQAMDNFNLDLDRGRSDFDTRHRFVLSGIWELPFGKGRRWVQQGPASWFIGGWQMSGILTLQSGVPLSGRSSVSEADAGTNKGSTIQRPDLICNPNKVPGGRRPERWFNTSCFILPLRFVDGPNMSYTILGNAGRNIVDGPEFENIDLSLEKAFRFAERHSIHFRADFFNLFNHPNFRNPGLIFGTPNFGVITEATTPRQIQFSLRYSF